Proteins encoded by one window of Zerene cesonia ecotype Mississippi unplaced genomic scaffold, Zerene_cesonia_1.1 Zces_u012, whole genome shotgun sequence:
- the LOC119839325 gene encoding uncharacterized protein LOC119839325, with protein sequence MKGLKLRQQSIPESLLQYEHLRDIPTSEVCYERARAGLLVGTDHWEYIVLRELRTGGPNEPAASKTRLGWVVHGTAPQRALIERNNVLHIHVNRERRDQQLHDAVDEHFKIEALCVANKPRVNDNDKRAMSTLQQTIKKTESGYEVGLPWKREGVTMPLSYNTALHRLHGIEKRMDGAPEFAAEYTRQINNLLQKKYAVPCDGTESESAVCWYLPHFAVSNPNKPGKQRLVFDSAAQSHGICLNDELLEGPDLLLPLPGILFRFRERAVAVTADIKEMFLQIKIRAEDQPAQQFLWRGNERNSPPQHYKMTSMIFGAASSPFMAHYVRNHNAQMHADEYPMALEAITNGHYMDDMVVSYNSVEEARRAIKETQIVHAAAGFTLREWSASNEHVLKDIPRELRATTPTQLGGAQQTPKILGLMWDAERDELGFNTSMNRVPAEVRERERPPTKREALSAVMSIYDPLGLLSHYTIRAKIILQSLWRLQLSWDEAIPNEESELFTEWLAQLQQVGQLRLQRCYVKTKVQSVELHVFCDASEQAYAAVAYWRMLQEDGHYSVPIVAAKAKVAPRRTQTIPRLELQAAVMGARLADTIKREHRFEIKRTIYWTDSSTVLHWVRDDTKRYTPFVAHRLGEIAELTTKTEWRWVPTQHNIADDATRINHISVNQQRWFNGPHFLYQAEELWPTTRDVHEDNDVDVFHVNEQPDKYGWLPDPARFSKYETLVRTVARVLAFIDMRVKRTAVRMEYSHVERAERLLMQRAQHDSFWEDIKRLEDARSVNRASKLFRLDPVLEDGILRVRGRINAANTPASMKRPIILDGLHNRRDSSYANSRYPSHYYDTSTCAIYSLERAGVRQKGIKSRALARVNTNTNKNTNTTPTQPKPAFKPAPPTKQNAWVKPPSIVTQAIPSVAAPPPAAPLITIPAVPKPSAEVPQHQDGQAPSSISEGLQNLNIIVGFLRAFDMKEES encoded by the exons ATGAAGGGACTCAAGCTACGCCAACAGTCGATACCCGAGTCACTACTTCAGTACGAGCACCTGCGCGATATACCCACTAGTGAGGTATGTTACGAACGAGCGCGCGCGGGACTGCTCGTCGGGACCGACCATTGggaatatatagtattaagaGAGCTGCGCACAGGCGGCCCCAATGAACCCGCCGCCTCGAAAACACGACTTGGCTGGGTGGTGCATGGAACGGCACCTCAACGAGCGCTTATCGAAAGGAACAACGTGCTACATATTCACGTCAACCGGGAGCGACGTGATCAACAGCTGCACGACGCGGTGGACGAACACTTCAAAATTGAAGCTTTATGCGTCGCGAACAAGCCCCGCGTTAATGACAACGACAAGCGAGCCATGTCAACGttacaacaaacaataaagaaGACCGAGAGCGGATACGAAGTCGGCTTGCCATGGAAGCGTGAGGGCGTAACCATGCCCCTCAGCTACAATACCGCTCTGCATCGGCTTCACGGAATAGAAAAGAGGATGGATGGCGCACCGGAGTTCGCCGCAGAATATACGCGACAAATAAACAACTTGCTTCAAAAGAAATACGCAGTGCCTTGCGACGGTACAGAGTCCGAGAGCGCCGTGTGTTGGTATTTGCCGCACTTCGCCGTCAGCAACCCGAACAAGCCAGGCAAACAGAGACTTGTGTTCGACTCAGCGGCACAAAGTCATGGTATATGTCTCAACGACGAATTATTAGAGGGGCCCGACCTACTGTTGCCCCTACCGGGAATACTATTCCGGTTTAGAGAAAGAGCCGTGGCGGTGACAGCGgacataaaagaaatgttcctacaaattaaaatacgcGCCGAAGATCAGCCTGCACAACAGTTTCTGTGGCGCGGGAACGAACGCAACTCCCCGCCGCAACATTATAAGATGACTTCAATGATCTTCGGTGCGGCGAGCTCACCGTTTATGGCGCATTACGTACGCAATCACAATGCGCAAATGCACGCCGATGAATACCCGATGGCATTGGAGGCCATCACCAACGGCCATTACATGGATGATATGGTCGTTAGCTATAACAGCGTGGAGGAAGCACGTCGAGCCATTAAAGAAACGCAGATAGTGCATGCGGCAGCGGGCTTCACGTTACGCGAATGGAGCGCAAGCAACGAGCACGTGTTGAAAGACATACCGAGGGAACTACGCGCCACAACGCCGACCCAGCTGGGGGGTGCACAGCAGACTCCAAAAATATTGGGCCTCATGTGGGACGCTGAACGTGACGAACTGGGTTTCAACACATCAATGAACCGAGTGCCGGCCGAGGTGCGAGAACGAGAGCGCCCGCCGACGAAGAGGGAAGCGCTCAGCGCGGTCATGTCTATCTACGACCCGCTGGGACTCTTGAGCCACTACACCATTCGCGCAAAGATTATTCTACAAAGTCTTTGGCGTTTACAACTATCGTGGGATGAAGCGATACCCAACGAAGAGAGTGAATTGTTCACGGAATGGCTGGCGCAACTGCAACAAGTGGGACAGCTGCGTCTACAACGGTGCTACGTGAAAACAAAAGTGCAAAGTGTCGAGCTACACGTGTTCTGCGATGCTAGCGAGCAGGCGTATGCTGCGGTGGCATATTGGCGCATGCTACAGGAAGACGGCCACTACAGCGTACCGATAGTCGCAGCAAAGGCGAAGGTGGCACCACGACGAACACAAACAATACCGCGCCTCGAATTACAGGCGGCGGTAATGGGCGCACGACTCGCGGACACCATAAAACGCGAGCATCGATTCGAAATCAAGCGCACGATATATTGGACGGATTCCTCGACCGTGTTGCATTGGGTGAGGGACGACACGAAGCGGTATACTCCATTCGTCGCTCATAGACTCGGCGAGATAGCGGAACTCACCACCAAGACCGAATGGCGGTGGGTGCCCACGCAACATAATATTGCGGACGACGCAACGAGAATCAATCACATTAGCGTCAACCAACAGCGCTGGTTCAACGGGCCTCACTTTTTATACCAAGCTGAAGAGCTGTGGCCCACAACAAGAGATGTACATGAAGACAACGACGTGGACGTATTCCACGTGAACGAGCAGCCCGATAAGTACGGCTGGTTACCGGATCCCGCACGCTTCTCCAAATACGAAACATTGGTGCGAACTGTGGCGCGAGTGTTGGCGTTCATCGACATGCGAGTAAAGCGCACGGCTGTAAGGATGGAGTACAGCCATGTTGAACGCGCCGAACGACTCCTGATGCAACGCGCGCAGCACGACAGCTTCTGGGAAGACATCAAGAGGCTAGAAGATGCGCGATCCGTCAACAGGGCCAGCAAATTATTCAGGCTGGACCCCGTCTTGGAGGACGGGATCTTAAGAGTGCGAGGACGAATCAACGCAGCGAACACACCCGCGAGTATGAAGAGACCGATCATACTCGACGGAC TCCACAACAGAAGGGACTCAAGCTATGCCAACAGTCGATACCCGAGTCACTACTACGATACGAGCACCTGCGCGATATACTCACTAGAGAG GGCGGGGGTGCGCCAGAAGGGGATTAAATCCCGCGCACTCGCCCGTGTCAACACCAACaccaacaaaaacacaaacacgACACCGACACAACCCAAGCCGGCCTTCAAACCGGCCCCACCAACCAAACAAAATGCTTGGGTGAAGCCTCCGTCCATAGTGACGCAGGCTATACCCAGCGTGGCGGCGCCGCCCCCAGCAGCCCCGCTCATCACGATTCCTGCGGTACCGAAGCCATCAGCAGAAGTACCGCAACACCAAGACGGCCAGGCACCCTCTTCCATCTCGGAGGGgctacaaaatttaaatattatcgtgGGCTTCCTTCGGGCCTTCGATATGAAAGAAGAGTCGTAG
- the LOC119839345 gene encoding charged multivesicular body protein 7 isoform X1, with protein sequence MGLNTGIPEDNLPQCWSDDVRMNALFAPFRLKSANPESWDMKMKFWSDIARQWCKYKNDPIISASDLKFTFQRKGRTAACIDIVVEEMYRNGDLCPISKYQQILHNGPEGWMWWGAKLAFKPAALALTAVTSLLPARQTVDNDGLPKSNIDATQRFVVESAVKEQATHLLNNFPPGAERVGTVDDLMRSSGYTNRETFEILLGYLVAQGAAVKLDDVVKLAEPNRKADPISEMDQAMVKLVSAERRLDTDAARLARELETTDNDVRAALKLGNKLAAKNHLRRKHKTQLRLQRCEAALENVRQLLQQARDSAVDSAVVDTYRTSAQAMKSTMKGAGLEEDLVHDTMDDLKEVMDTYNEVERALGGTIDDIDVADLEQELNELLSGAGGGGTPQKQTGQEDVKLPSPPARTPRKESEREREFVFDGEERMLADLDRLGAEEPGRGVAEALKASPKKSPKAETASKPWYPPQGECLAWERTPDSRDRGYGELRQDERLHPGQELNVDFTTPPRHYGGEFQVRDHRAAAGVWLFNSADRAAAAPPGPPETAKAERFVVAPGGERETKRHDANELDELERRLHNLRGFRS encoded by the exons ATGGGTTTAAATACTGGAATCCCTGAAGATAATCTTCCACAATGTTGGTCCGACGATGTTCGAATGAATGCCCTTTTTGCACCCTTCCGTTTAAAGTCTGCGAATCCCGAGTCCTGGGATATGAAGATGAAATTCTGGTCTGATATAGCAAGGCAGTGGTGTAAATATAAGAATGATCCGATTATATCTGCGTCAGATTTGAAATTCACCTTCCAACGCAAAGGTCGCACTGCCGCATGCATTGATATTGTAGTTGAAGAAATGTATAG aaACGGTGACCTCTGTCCCATTTCCAAATACCAGCAGATACTTCACAATGGGCCAGAAGGTTGGATGTGGTGGGGAGCTAAGTTGGCGTTCAAACCAGCTGCGCTCGCCCTCACTGCGGTGACGTCACTGCTGCCGGCGCGGCAGACGGTCGATAATGACGGGCTGCCGAAATCTAATATAGATGCGACACAACGCTTTGTAGTGGAGAGTGCTGTTAAG GAGCAAGCGACACACCTCCTCAACAACTTCCCGCCTGGCGCCGAACGAGTGGGCACCGTGGACGATCTGATGAGGAGCAGTGGTTACACAAACAGGGAGACCTTTGAAATACTGCTCGGCTATCTAGTGGCGCAGGGGGCCGCTGTTAAGCTGGATGATGTTGTTAAATTGG CGGAACCAAACAGAAAGGCGGATCCGATAAGCGAGATGGACCAAGCGATGGTGAAACTCGTCTCCGCTGAGAGGAGGCTGGACACGGATGCCGCACGGCTGGCCCGCGAGCTGGAGACTACTGACAACGATGTGAGAGCCGCTCTTAAACTGGGGAATAAACTCGCT GCCAAAAACCACCTGCGCCGCAAGCACAAAACGCAGCTGCGTTTGCAGCGCTGCGAGGCGGCGCTCGAGAACGTCCGCCAGCTGCTGCAGCAGGCGAGGGATTCCGCCGTCGACAGCGCCGTCGTTGATACTTATCG TACGAGCGCACAAGCCATGAAGAGCACAATGAAAGGCGCCGGCCTGGAGGAGGACCTCGTGCACGACACCATGGATGACTTGAAGGAG GTGATGGACACATACAACGAGGTGGAGAGGGCGTTAGGCGGTACCATCGACGATATAGATGTAGCCGACCTGGAGCAAGAGCTGAACGAGCTGCTGTCCGGCGCGGGGGGCGGGGGCACGCCGCAGAAGCAAACTGGGCAAGAAG ATGTAAAACTACCCTCACCTCCAGCGCGAACTCCTCGCAAGGAATCGGAAAGGGAGAGGGAGTTCGTGTTCGACGGCGAGGAGCGGATGCTCGCAGATCTGGACCGGCTCGGCGCTGAGGAGCCGGGCAGAGGAGTGGCCG AGGCCCTAAAAGCGAGTCCAAAGAAGAGCCCCAAAGCGGAAACGGCGTCCAAGCCGTGGTACCCGCCGCAGGGCGAGTGCCTCGCGTGGGAGAGGACACCCGACTCGCGGGACCGCGGCTACGGCGAGCTGCGGCAGGACGAGAGGCTACATCCCG GCCAAGAGCTGAACGTGGACTTCACGACCCCCCCGCGGCACTACGGCGGCGAGTTCCAGGTGCGCGACCACCGCGCGGCCGCCGGCGTGTGGCTGTTCAACAGCGCCgaccgcgccgccgccgcgccgcccgg tCCACCCGAAACAGCGAAAGCGGAGAGGTTCGTGGTAGCGCCGGGAGGGGAGAGGGAAACGAAGAGGCACGACGCCAACGAGCTCGACGAGCTGGAGAGGAGGCTGCACAACCTGAGGGGCTTCCGCTCCTAG
- the LOC119839348 gene encoding endocuticle structural glycoprotein SgAbd-1-like isoform X1 yields the protein MKIIVGLLLVISGITLGDDILRNDFDGPAADGSYRWALQTEGGIYHEQRGSLQPSASGEPALVVEGQYQYTAPDGQVIHVLYRADEYGFHPIGKHIPSSLDSQPRHF from the exons atgaagatTATTGTTGGATTACTTCTG GTTATCAGCGGCATAACGCTAGGTGATGATATCCTACGCAACGACTTCGATGGTCCAGCAGCTGACGGTTCATATAGATGGGCTCTGCAAactg AAGGAGGTATCTACCACGAGCAGAGAGGCTCCCTTCAGCCCAGTGCGTCCGGGGAGCCTGCGCTGGTGGTTGAGGGACAATACCAGTACACCGCGCCTGATGGACag GTAATACACGTGTTGTATCGAGCCGACGAGTATGGTTTCCATCCAATCGGAAAGCACATTCCGTCCTCACTAGATTCACAGCCGCGTCATTTTTAG
- the LOC119839345 gene encoding uncharacterized protein LOC119839345 isoform X2 yields the protein MWWGAKLAFKPAALALTAVTSLLPARQTVDNDGLPKSNIDATQRFVVESAVKEQATHLLNNFPPGAERVGTVDDLMRSSGYTNRETFEILLGYLVAQGAAVKLDDVVKLAEPNRKADPISEMDQAMVKLVSAERRLDTDAARLARELETTDNDVRAALKLGNKLAAKNHLRRKHKTQLRLQRCEAALENVRQLLQQARDSAVDSAVVDTYRTSAQAMKSTMKGAGLEEDLVHDTMDDLKEVMDTYNEVERALGGTIDDIDVADLEQELNELLSGAGGGGTPQKQTGQEDVKLPSPPARTPRKESEREREFVFDGEERMLADLDRLGAEEPGRGVAEALKASPKKSPKAETASKPWYPPQGECLAWERTPDSRDRGYGELRQDERLHPGQELNVDFTTPPRHYGGEFQVRDHRAAAGVWLFNSADRAAAAPPGPPETAKAERFVVAPGGERETKRHDANELDELERRLHNLRGFRS from the exons ATGTGGTGGGGAGCTAAGTTGGCGTTCAAACCAGCTGCGCTCGCCCTCACTGCGGTGACGTCACTGCTGCCGGCGCGGCAGACGGTCGATAATGACGGGCTGCCGAAATCTAATATAGATGCGACACAACGCTTTGTAGTGGAGAGTGCTGTTAAG GAGCAAGCGACACACCTCCTCAACAACTTCCCGCCTGGCGCCGAACGAGTGGGCACCGTGGACGATCTGATGAGGAGCAGTGGTTACACAAACAGGGAGACCTTTGAAATACTGCTCGGCTATCTAGTGGCGCAGGGGGCCGCTGTTAAGCTGGATGATGTTGTTAAATTGG CGGAACCAAACAGAAAGGCGGATCCGATAAGCGAGATGGACCAAGCGATGGTGAAACTCGTCTCCGCTGAGAGGAGGCTGGACACGGATGCCGCACGGCTGGCCCGCGAGCTGGAGACTACTGACAACGATGTGAGAGCCGCTCTTAAACTGGGGAATAAACTCGCT GCCAAAAACCACCTGCGCCGCAAGCACAAAACGCAGCTGCGTTTGCAGCGCTGCGAGGCGGCGCTCGAGAACGTCCGCCAGCTGCTGCAGCAGGCGAGGGATTCCGCCGTCGACAGCGCCGTCGTTGATACTTATCG TACGAGCGCACAAGCCATGAAGAGCACAATGAAAGGCGCCGGCCTGGAGGAGGACCTCGTGCACGACACCATGGATGACTTGAAGGAG GTGATGGACACATACAACGAGGTGGAGAGGGCGTTAGGCGGTACCATCGACGATATAGATGTAGCCGACCTGGAGCAAGAGCTGAACGAGCTGCTGTCCGGCGCGGGGGGCGGGGGCACGCCGCAGAAGCAAACTGGGCAAGAAG ATGTAAAACTACCCTCACCTCCAGCGCGAACTCCTCGCAAGGAATCGGAAAGGGAGAGGGAGTTCGTGTTCGACGGCGAGGAGCGGATGCTCGCAGATCTGGACCGGCTCGGCGCTGAGGAGCCGGGCAGAGGAGTGGCCG AGGCCCTAAAAGCGAGTCCAAAGAAGAGCCCCAAAGCGGAAACGGCGTCCAAGCCGTGGTACCCGCCGCAGGGCGAGTGCCTCGCGTGGGAGAGGACACCCGACTCGCGGGACCGCGGCTACGGCGAGCTGCGGCAGGACGAGAGGCTACATCCCG GCCAAGAGCTGAACGTGGACTTCACGACCCCCCCGCGGCACTACGGCGGCGAGTTCCAGGTGCGCGACCACCGCGCGGCCGCCGGCGTGTGGCTGTTCAACAGCGCCgaccgcgccgccgccgcgccgcccgg tCCACCCGAAACAGCGAAAGCGGAGAGGTTCGTGGTAGCGCCGGGAGGGGAGAGGGAAACGAAGAGGCACGACGCCAACGAGCTCGACGAGCTGGAGAGGAGGCTGCACAACCTGAGGGGCTTCCGCTCCTAG